A genomic window from Cyanobacteriota bacterium includes:
- a CDS encoding DNA polymerase III subunit delta' (catalyzes the DNA-template-directed extension of the 3'-end of a DNA strand; the delta' subunit seems to interact with the gamma subunit to transfer the beta subunit on the DNA) produces the protein QITKTLDLDQQLWLISYLQHHHWQAVQLGAKFPLDWLQHLETARKQLLSYAQPRLVWEVALMALL, from the coding sequence GTCAAATTACCAAAACCCTTGATTTGGATCAACAACTTTGGCTAATTAGCTATCTCCAGCATCATCATTGGCAAGCAGTGCAGCTTGGTGCTAAATTCCCTCTTGACTGGCTACAACATCTAGAAACAGCACGTAAGCAGCTACTCAGCTATGCCCAACCACGCCTAGTTTGGGAAGTTGCCCTAATGGCTCTGCTGTAG